The proteins below are encoded in one region of Peribacillus muralis:
- a CDS encoding NAD(P)H-dependent glycerol-3-phosphate dehydrogenase, translating to MVKAKESIAIIGAGSWGTALAMVLADNQHEVRLWGHNSKQIEEVNQHHTNGKYLPGIELPKGIKGYTSIKEALAGIEMIILAVPTKAYREVLGQIEAAHDKPLTIVHVSKGIEPDSLLRISEMIEEVSSTDWLKDIVVLSGPSHAEEVSLRHPTTVAVSSKNMKAAEKVQDVFINNNFRVYTNPDLIGVEIGGALKNIIALASGITDGLGYGDNAKAALMTRGLAEISRLGVAMGANPLTFSGLAGIGDLIVTCTSVHSRNWRAGNMLGKGKKLEEVLENMGMVVEGVRTTKAAYQLAQKYEVNMPITEALYNVLFNGEEVKKAVDLLMNRSKTNEMEELYNILDSRQ from the coding sequence ATGGTGAAAGCAAAAGAAAGCATCGCAATCATTGGTGCAGGTAGCTGGGGAACTGCTTTAGCGATGGTATTAGCTGATAACCAGCATGAAGTTAGATTATGGGGACATAATTCGAAGCAAATCGAAGAAGTAAACCAACATCATACGAATGGCAAATACTTGCCTGGTATTGAATTGCCTAAAGGGATTAAAGGATATACTTCCATTAAGGAAGCATTGGCCGGAATCGAAATGATCATTTTGGCTGTTCCGACCAAAGCTTACCGGGAAGTGCTTGGACAGATTGAAGCAGCTCATGATAAACCATTGACAATCGTTCATGTGAGTAAGGGGATTGAACCGGATTCCTTGCTTCGCATTTCGGAAATGATTGAAGAAGTGTCTTCCACGGATTGGTTGAAGGATATCGTGGTTCTTTCTGGACCAAGTCATGCAGAAGAAGTCAGTCTCCGTCACCCAACGACAGTTGCCGTTTCTTCAAAAAATATGAAGGCTGCCGAAAAGGTTCAGGACGTCTTTATCAACAATAATTTCCGCGTCTATACGAATCCGGATTTGATTGGTGTTGAAATTGGCGGGGCCTTGAAAAACATCATTGCTTTAGCTTCAGGCATTACCGATGGGCTTGGCTATGGTGATAATGCCAAGGCTGCCTTGATGACCCGTGGATTGGCTGAAATCTCCCGTTTAGGAGTGGCCATGGGTGCCAACCCACTTACCTTTTCCGGACTGGCAGGTATAGGTGATCTGATCGTCACTTGTACAAGTGTTCATTCCCGAAACTGGAGAGCGGGGAATATGCTTGGTAAAGGGAAAAAACTGGAAGAAGTGCTGGAAAATATGGGGATGGTGGTAGAAGGAGTCAGAACCACTAAAGCCGCTTACCAGCTAGCTCAAAAATACGAAGTCAATATGCCGATCACGGAAGCCTTGTATAACGTTTTATTCAATGGAGAAGAAGTGAAAAAGGCAGTTGACCTTTTGATGAATCGTTCAAAGACCAATGAAATGGAAGAACTTTATAACATCCTGGATAGCAGGCAGTAG
- the der gene encoding ribosome biogenesis GTPase Der — translation MPKPVIAIVGRPNVGKSTIFNRIVGERVSIVEDVPGVTRDRIYSSGEWLTHDFNIIDTGGIDIGDEPFLEQIRQQAEIAIDEADVIIFMTNGREGVTAADEEVAKILYKSKKPVVLAVNKVDNPEMRDQIYDFYALGFGDPYPISGSHGLGLGDLLDEAAKHFPKFSGQDYADDVIKFSLIGRPNVGKSSLVNALLGEDRVIVSEIEGTTRDAIDSPYKYNGKEYVIIDTAGMRKKGKVYESTEKYSVLRALRAIERSDVVLVVLNAEEGIREQDKKIAGYAHEAGRAVIIVVNKWDAIEKDEKTMKDLEEKIRAHFLFLDYAPIIYLSALTKKRTHTLIPVIDQASENHAIRVQTNVLNEVVMDAVAMNPTPTHNGNRLKIYYTTQVAIKPPTFVVFVNDPELLHFSYERFLENRIRDAFGFEGTPIRIFGRQRK, via the coding sequence ATGCCAAAACCGGTAATTGCGATAGTCGGTCGTCCGAACGTAGGTAAATCGACGATCTTTAATAGAATAGTGGGAGAACGGGTTTCGATTGTAGAAGACGTTCCAGGTGTGACGCGTGACAGGATATATAGTTCTGGTGAATGGTTGACACATGACTTTAACATCATTGATACAGGCGGAATCGATATCGGTGATGAGCCGTTTCTTGAACAAATTCGCCAGCAAGCCGAAATTGCGATCGACGAGGCCGATGTGATAATCTTTATGACGAATGGCCGTGAAGGGGTGACGGCTGCGGATGAAGAGGTTGCCAAGATACTCTATAAATCCAAAAAGCCTGTTGTCCTTGCGGTCAATAAAGTCGATAATCCAGAGATGAGGGATCAAATCTATGATTTCTACGCGTTAGGCTTTGGGGATCCATACCCGATATCCGGGTCACACGGACTTGGACTTGGAGACTTACTGGATGAGGCTGCGAAACATTTCCCTAAATTCAGCGGTCAGGATTATGCAGATGATGTCATTAAATTCAGTTTGATCGGAAGGCCGAATGTAGGCAAATCATCATTGGTCAATGCATTGTTAGGGGAAGACCGTGTTATCGTCAGTGAAATTGAGGGGACGACCCGTGATGCAATCGATTCTCCTTATAAATACAACGGTAAAGAGTATGTCATCATTGATACCGCTGGAATGAGGAAAAAAGGAAAGGTGTATGAAAGTACGGAAAAATATAGCGTACTTCGTGCGTTACGGGCGATTGAACGCTCAGACGTCGTTCTTGTGGTATTGAACGCTGAGGAAGGCATTCGTGAGCAAGATAAAAAAATCGCCGGTTATGCCCATGAAGCGGGCAGGGCGGTCATCATCGTCGTCAATAAATGGGATGCCATCGAGAAAGATGAGAAAACGATGAAGGATCTTGAAGAAAAAATCCGTGCCCATTTCCTATTCCTGGATTATGCGCCGATCATCTATCTATCTGCCTTAACTAAAAAGCGGACACATACATTAATCCCGGTCATCGATCAGGCTAGTGAAAACCATGCCATTCGTGTTCAAACAAATGTATTGAATGAAGTGGTCATGGATGCCGTGGCGATGAATCCGACACCGACCCATAATGGGAACCGCCTGAAAATTTATTATACGACCCAGGTAGCGATCAAGCCGCCTACTTTCGTTGTATTCGTTAATGATCCTGAGTTATTGCATTTCTCATATGAAAGATTTTTAGAGAATCGAATTAGGGATGCCTTTGGTTTTGAAGGAACACCAATTCGGATCTTCGGACGACAAAGAAAATAG
- a CDS encoding YphA family membrane protein translates to MDGILFYWMSWIVWVIVMFFIPKTVPFRFDFLFHLLAVMVLAGYKLEISFLSMHMSGLYLFFILCVYIRKQSIFKIMELISGCLIVTLAYASFQLFSLLDPIWLIIKPSYLLCLFLNYLILLLFKNWKHRLFVLLIGLIMGDIIYAVLLVYHSLPYVALAFAWHDDAALVLGANIVWRMLELVGQYIYLSSQSKLSTKLRKENFNQ, encoded by the coding sequence ATGGATGGAATATTGTTTTATTGGATGTCATGGATAGTTTGGGTCATTGTCATGTTTTTTATTCCGAAAACGGTTCCATTTCGTTTCGATTTCTTGTTTCATCTATTGGCCGTCATGGTATTAGCGGGATATAAATTGGAGATTTCCTTTCTTTCCATGCATATGAGCGGCTTATACCTTTTTTTTATCCTATGTGTGTATATCAGGAAGCAATCGATTTTCAAAATCATGGAGCTGATCAGCGGCTGCCTTATCGTTACGCTCGCTTATGCAAGTTTTCAACTTTTTTCTTTACTTGACCCGATATGGCTTATTATCAAACCCTCCTATCTCCTATGCCTCTTTCTGAATTATCTTATCCTATTACTTTTTAAAAATTGGAAACACCGATTGTTTGTCCTTTTGATTGGTTTGATCATGGGCGATATCATCTATGCTGTATTGCTCGTTTATCACTCTTTGCCATATGTGGCTTTAGCATTCGCCTGGCATGATGATGCAGCGCTTGTACTTGGAGCGAATATTGTATGGCGGATGTTGGAGCTTGTTGGACAATATATTTATTTATCATCCCAATCGAAGTTGTCAACAAAGCTCAGGAAAGAGAATTTTAATCAGTGA
- a CDS encoding YpzI family protein — MGKDRQEKKLKESKRVESDRDQSLKYKGATSMEGPEEARKRNS; from the coding sequence ATGGGCAAAGATCGGCAGGAAAAAAAGTTGAAAGAAAGTAAACGGGTAGAGTCTGATAGAGATCAATCCTTGAAGTATAAAGGGGCAACAAGCATGGAAGGCCCTGAAGAGGCACGAAAAAGGAATAGCTAA
- the fni gene encoding type 2 isopentenyl-diphosphate Delta-isomerase, translated as MEREKRKLDHIEFALKTGQQHNSGLEDISFIHQSLPEISLNNVTLTAEIGELELSSPIFINAMTGGGGAETEKLNGDLAIAARETGIAMAVGSQMAAIKEPAQQASFKVVRQENPDGVLIGNLGGEATVDQAKRASDMIEANALQIHINTIQELTMPEGDRDFAGTLSRIEKINSSIGIPVIVKEVGFGMSKETVRQLLSVGVSIIDVGGFGGTNFAKIENERRAKVLGYFNEWGIPTAASIVEAVKVSPELSVIGSGGIRNSLEITKSLALGAKGVGLAGHFLKVHKELGLEQLIKEITYIHEDLKIIMTALGCRDIQELRKSKMVISGATYHWLTQRGFDCSAYAR; from the coding sequence TTGGAGAGAGAAAAACGAAAATTAGATCATATAGAATTTGCGCTAAAAACAGGTCAGCAGCATAACTCCGGACTAGAAGATATTTCGTTTATCCACCAAAGCTTACCAGAAATTTCCTTGAATAACGTGACCCTCACAGCAGAAATTGGCGAACTTGAGTTAAGTTCGCCAATTTTCATAAATGCCATGACCGGAGGCGGGGGCGCCGAAACGGAAAAATTAAATGGTGACCTTGCGATAGCAGCAAGGGAAACGGGGATCGCCATGGCGGTCGGTTCACAAATGGCTGCAATCAAGGAACCTGCCCAGCAGGCTTCTTTCAAAGTGGTCAGACAGGAGAATCCTGACGGCGTGCTGATTGGCAATCTTGGCGGGGAAGCAACTGTAGACCAAGCGAAGCGAGCAAGTGACATGATTGAGGCAAATGCCTTGCAGATTCATATCAACACGATACAGGAGCTGACGATGCCTGAAGGAGATAGGGATTTTGCAGGAACCCTGTCAAGAATAGAAAAAATCAACAGCAGCATCGGAATTCCTGTCATTGTAAAAGAGGTCGGCTTTGGAATGAGTAAGGAAACGGTGAGGCAATTGCTTTCCGTTGGAGTTTCAATCATTGATGTAGGTGGTTTTGGCGGCACGAATTTTGCCAAAATCGAGAATGAAAGGCGAGCGAAAGTACTCGGATATTTTAATGAATGGGGAATTCCGACGGCTGCTTCAATCGTGGAAGCGGTTAAAGTTTCACCTGAGCTTTCAGTGATCGGATCCGGCGGCATCCGTAATTCCCTGGAAATCACAAAAAGCCTTGCCTTAGGAGCGAAAGGTGTAGGTTTGGCCGGCCATTTTCTCAAGGTGCATAAAGAGCTTGGCCTTGAACAATTAATAAAAGAAATAACCTACATACATGAAGATTTAAAAATTATCATGACTGCCCTTGGCTGTCGTGATATCCAGGAATTAAGGAAATCAAAAATGGTTATTTCAGGGGCAACCTACCATTGGTTAACACAAAGGGGATTTGATTGTTCCGCTTATGCTAGATGA
- the rpsA gene encoding 30S ribosomal protein S1, with translation MTEDMNQVEVNNYKVGDQVKATVSKVEEKQVIVDVENSKSDGIIPISELSSLHVEKASDAVSEGDVLELEVIKVEEEALILSKRKIDALKAWDDLELKFENGDVFEAEVKDVVKGGLVVDLGVRGFVPASLVEDYFVEDFSDYKNKTLTFKIVELEKDKNRLILSHRAVVQDQKEKQKANVLDNLESGQVLEGVVQRITDFGAFVDIGGVDGLVHISQLSHQHVDKASDVVSEGDNVHVKVLSIDRDNERISLSIKDTLPGPWAGIAEKAAKGSTLEGSVKRLVSFGAFVEIFPGVEGLVHISQISHKHIATPQEVLKEGQSVEVKVLDVNETEQRLSLSIKELEEPQSSNYNTSNYELPEESKGFQLGDMIGDQLKKLK, from the coding sequence ATGACAGAAGATATGAACCAGGTAGAAGTGAACAATTACAAAGTTGGGGATCAAGTGAAAGCAACCGTTTCAAAGGTAGAAGAAAAGCAGGTCATCGTCGATGTTGAAAACAGTAAATCCGATGGAATCATTCCTATCAGTGAGCTGTCCAGCCTTCATGTCGAAAAGGCATCAGATGCCGTTTCCGAAGGGGACGTATTGGAGCTTGAAGTCATTAAAGTGGAAGAAGAAGCTCTTATTCTATCAAAACGTAAAATCGATGCGCTAAAGGCTTGGGATGACCTTGAATTGAAATTTGAAAACGGTGACGTATTTGAGGCTGAAGTGAAAGATGTCGTCAAAGGCGGACTTGTTGTAGATCTAGGCGTACGTGGTTTCGTTCCGGCTTCTCTAGTAGAAGACTATTTCGTTGAAGATTTTTCTGATTACAAAAACAAAACTTTAACATTCAAGATCGTCGAGCTTGAGAAAGACAAGAATCGCTTAATTCTCTCACATCGTGCAGTAGTCCAAGATCAAAAGGAAAAACAAAAGGCGAATGTACTCGATAACCTTGAAAGTGGGCAGGTGCTTGAGGGTGTTGTCCAAAGGATCACCGATTTTGGGGCATTCGTCGATATTGGAGGCGTGGATGGACTTGTCCACATTTCCCAGCTATCCCACCAGCATGTCGACAAAGCATCCGATGTCGTTTCCGAAGGAGACAACGTCCACGTGAAGGTGCTTTCCATCGATCGTGATAATGAGAGGATATCACTTTCCATCAAGGATACTCTTCCAGGACCGTGGGCGGGCATTGCCGAAAAGGCAGCAAAAGGTTCTACACTAGAGGGAAGCGTGAAGCGCCTTGTTTCATTCGGTGCATTCGTCGAGATTTTCCCGGGTGTGGAAGGACTTGTCCACATTTCACAAATCTCGCATAAGCATATTGCCACACCACAAGAAGTACTGAAGGAAGGTCAGTCAGTCGAGGTGAAGGTCCTGGATGTCAATGAAACGGAACAGCGTCTATCATTGAGCATAAAAGAACTTGAAGAACCTCAATCCTCTAATTACAACACATCAAATTATGAACTTCCCGAAGAATCAAAGGGCTTTCAGCTAGGTGATATGATTGGGGATCAATTAAAAAAACTAAAATAA
- a CDS encoding lysophospholipid acyltransferase family protein, with translation MDFYTFAKNVVKGVLTPAYRVKTLGREHVPKEGGVLICANHIDNLDPPVVGMTSPRDIHFMAKEELFQAPVLKGILPRVNAFPVKRGNSDRESLRKGLKLLKEGKVIGLFPEGTRSKTGELGDGLAGAGFFALRSDAVIIPCAIIGPYKFLRPLKVVYGPPIHFSEYRDQKISADEATKIIMDHIRKLISEHK, from the coding sequence TTGGATTTTTACACATTTGCCAAAAACGTTGTTAAAGGCGTTTTAACGCCTGCTTATAGGGTTAAAACGCTAGGAAGGGAACATGTACCTAAAGAGGGGGGAGTTTTGATTTGTGCCAATCACATTGATAATTTGGACCCGCCCGTAGTTGGCATGACATCACCTCGGGATATACATTTCATGGCGAAAGAAGAGTTGTTTCAAGCACCCGTTTTAAAGGGTATATTACCAAGGGTTAACGCTTTTCCCGTTAAGCGGGGCAACAGTGATCGGGAATCGCTAAGAAAGGGTTTAAAGCTTCTGAAGGAAGGTAAGGTCATTGGGCTGTTTCCTGAGGGAACCAGAAGCAAGACAGGTGAATTGGGAGATGGTTTGGCGGGTGCTGGATTTTTCGCATTGCGATCCGATGCCGTGATCATACCTTGTGCCATCATCGGCCCCTATAAGTTTTTACGGCCATTGAAGGTGGTGTACGGTCCTCCGATTCATTTCAGCGAATATCGGGATCAGAAGATTTCAGCAGATGAAGCGACAAAAATCATCATGGACCATATAAGGAAATTGATTTCCGAGCATAAATAG
- the cmk gene encoding (d)CMP kinase gives MEKKISVAIDGPAAAGKSTVAKIVAEKFNYIYVDTGAMYRALTFKALNQKIRLNDEQALFGVLLDTEIELRPSENGQLVFLDNEDVTAQIRNNEVTGSVSEVAKHRSIREEMVRRQQIFGENGGVVMDGRDIGTHVLPNAEVKVFLIASVDERAQRRHQENFSKGFPSDIEKLREEIATRDKLDSEREVSPLKKAKDAIEIDTTSLSIHEVAESIMSLIEERKR, from the coding sequence ATGGAAAAAAAAATATCAGTTGCAATCGATGGGCCAGCTGCTGCTGGCAAAAGCACGGTTGCTAAAATTGTCGCAGAAAAATTCAATTACATATATGTGGATACAGGCGCAATGTACAGGGCCCTTACCTTTAAGGCTCTTAACCAAAAGATTCGCCTGAATGATGAGCAAGCTCTTTTCGGAGTGCTCCTCGATACGGAAATCGAATTAAGGCCAAGTGAAAATGGCCAGTTGGTGTTCCTGGATAATGAGGATGTCACGGCTCAAATCAGGAACAATGAAGTGACTGGATCCGTATCGGAAGTGGCGAAGCATAGGAGTATCCGTGAAGAAATGGTGCGCAGGCAACAAATCTTTGGTGAAAATGGCGGCGTGGTCATGGATGGAAGGGATATCGGCACACATGTGCTGCCAAACGCTGAAGTGAAGGTTTTCCTGATTGCATCTGTTGATGAAAGGGCACAACGGAGGCATCAGGAAAACTTTTCGAAGGGTTTTCCTTCCGACATTGAAAAGTTAAGGGAAGAGATTGCAACAAGGGACAAGTTGGATTCCGAACGGGAGGTATCACCCCTGAAAAAGGCAAAGGATGCCATCGAAATCGACACGACTTCCTTATCGATTCATGAAGTGGCAGAAAGCATCATGTCTTTAATAGAAGAGAGGAAAAGATGA
- a CDS encoding YpfB family protein — translation MKTFERILIKVIIIQLVCLFLFQFLLSREDQIFDFTKLSRYEGVTSNNYTKIIETFNGISK, via the coding sequence ATGAAAACGTTTGAAAGAATTTTAATTAAAGTGATTATCATCCAACTGGTCTGCTTGTTCTTATTCCAGTTCCTTTTAAGCAGGGAGGATCAAATCTTTGATTTTACCAAGCTTTCGAGGTATGAAGGTGTTACGAGCAATAATTATACGAAAATCATTGAAACGTTCAATGGGATTTCAAAATGA
- a CDS encoding flagellar brake protein produces MLKIGDILMLEQKYSIHKEKFKCMVVELEPGSVYIDFPIHAETGKIAFLMDGTELNVTFSNEEQAVYVFDSEVLGKVKGRIPMIQLSLPHMDTFVKIQRRQYVRLDVTLDAALHPEHSEFSPFRALTEDISAGGASLRLLKGATIQSASQLYLWMALTLKSGEIHYLRLKSKVIRVTEKDHGNMLLHVQFLEPTKNDVQTLMRFIFEKQVDLKKKGLYV; encoded by the coding sequence TTGTTAAAAATTGGTGATATATTAATGCTCGAACAGAAATACTCCATCCATAAGGAAAAATTCAAATGTATGGTAGTGGAATTGGAGCCCGGTTCTGTTTATATAGATTTTCCCATTCATGCAGAAACGGGAAAAATCGCCTTCCTGATGGATGGGACTGAGCTGAACGTCACGTTTTCCAATGAGGAACAGGCAGTTTATGTGTTTGATTCTGAAGTCCTCGGAAAAGTGAAAGGGAGAATACCGATGATTCAGCTGTCGCTCCCGCATATGGACACGTTTGTGAAAATACAGCGAAGGCAGTACGTGCGGCTGGATGTAACCCTTGATGCTGCGCTTCATCCGGAACATTCCGAGTTTTCCCCCTTTCGTGCATTAACGGAGGATATCAGTGCTGGCGGAGCATCCTTGAGGCTTTTAAAAGGGGCTACGATACAATCGGCATCGCAGTTATACCTATGGATGGCGCTTACTCTGAAATCGGGGGAAATACATTATTTACGCTTGAAAAGCAAAGTCATTCGGGTGACGGAGAAGGATCATGGCAATATGCTTTTACATGTTCAATTTCTTGAGCCGACAAAAAATGATGTACAAACTTTAATGAGATTCATTTTCGAAAAGCAGGTCGATTTAAAGAAAAAAGGGTTGTATGTTTGA
- the ypeB gene encoding germination protein YpeB, protein MIRNIVIALLVVGVAGTAFWGYQEHKEKNAVLINAENTYQRAFHDLSYQVDILHDKVGSTLAMNSRYSLSPALTDVWRITSEAQSDVGQLPLTLLPFNKTEEFLSKIADFSYKTAVRDLEKEPLNDQEYSTLQSLYAQAGDIQGELRKVQYLVLKNHLRWMDVEMALANGKENSDNTIIDGLETVEKKVSGYGEADEMNPTFTSSQQRDENFKNLQGKTITKKEAIETAKSYAHSKSGNVEVKVEENGKGSDYGFYSVSILNKDSNSELNMDLTKKGGYPIWYINNRDVNKTNIDLNQAYTKAAEFLKEHDFSSLELFESAQYDNIALLNFVSSVNGVKIYPDSVKVKIALDDGAVIGFSADEYLKSHKTREIETPKISEKEARDKINQNVTIMEAGKALIINDIGKEVLCYEFLGTIKEDTYRIFINADTGQEEKVEKLKNSEPVYENLI, encoded by the coding sequence ATGATCAGGAATATAGTCATTGCCCTGCTAGTTGTAGGTGTTGCAGGAACTGCATTCTGGGGCTATCAAGAACATAAGGAAAAAAACGCCGTATTAATCAATGCGGAAAACACATATCAGCGCGCCTTTCACGATTTAAGTTATCAAGTGGATATATTGCACGACAAGGTCGGCAGTACATTGGCGATGAATTCACGCTATTCATTAAGTCCGGCCCTGACAGACGTTTGGCGGATCACTTCCGAAGCCCAAAGCGATGTCGGGCAGTTGCCACTGACCTTGCTTCCTTTTAATAAGACGGAAGAATTTTTATCGAAAATTGCGGATTTCAGTTATAAAACAGCTGTACGTGACCTTGAAAAAGAACCATTGAATGATCAGGAATATTCGACTTTACAATCCTTATATGCACAGGCTGGAGACATCCAGGGCGAATTGAGGAAGGTGCAATATTTAGTCCTTAAAAACCATTTAAGATGGATGGATGTTGAGATGGCCCTAGCGAACGGAAAAGAAAATTCGGATAATACGATCATTGATGGTTTGGAGACGGTGGAGAAAAAAGTTTCGGGGTATGGAGAGGCAGATGAAATGAATCCGACCTTCACCTCCTCCCAGCAGAGGGATGAAAACTTCAAGAATTTGCAAGGTAAAACGATCACTAAAAAAGAAGCGATCGAGACGGCAAAAAGCTATGCACACTCCAAAAGTGGAAATGTAGAAGTGAAGGTGGAGGAAAACGGAAAAGGTTCTGATTATGGTTTCTATAGCGTCAGCATCCTGAATAAAGATTCCAATAGCGAATTGAATATGGATTTGACCAAAAAAGGCGGTTACCCTATTTGGTATATAAATAATAGGGATGTGAATAAAACAAATATTGATTTGAATCAAGCCTATACAAAAGCGGCGGAATTTCTAAAAGAACATGACTTCAGTTCACTTGAGCTTTTTGAAAGTGCACAGTACGATAACATCGCTTTATTGAATTTCGTGTCATCCGTGAATGGAGTCAAGATTTATCCGGATTCAGTCAAAGTCAAGATTGCATTGGATGACGGAGCCGTTATAGGATTCTCGGCGGATGAGTATTTAAAATCACATAAAACGAGGGAAATCGAAACTCCAAAGATATCCGAGAAAGAAGCCAGGGATAAAATCAATCAAAATGTAACGATCATGGAAGCTGGAAAAGCGCTAATCATCAATGATATCGGCAAGGAAGTCCTATGTTATGAATTTCTTGGTACGATTAAGGAAGATACATATCGTATTTTCATTAATGCCGATACTGGTCAAGAAGAAAAGGTGGAAAAATTAAAGAATTCCGAGCCGGTATACGAAAATTTAATTTAA
- the sleB gene encoding spore cortex-lytic enzyme: MKGISSKWKWLLLFSCITICFGIYPETRTNAFSSQIIQKGAVGDDVIELQARLQNIGYYHGKIDGVYGWGTYWALRNFQQDFGLPIDGLAGTTTKQKLTKASNFNRQFVHEQINKGNEFTYYGGVDIDKQVKVKGNANGSKQGGGNANAGKEPAKPGTSANLPGGYSQNDIQLMANAVYGESRGEPYTGQVAVAAVILNRVESAAFPNSISGVIFEPGAFTAVADGQIWLTPNERAKEAVVDAINGWDPSGNAEYYFNPETATSKWIWTRPQIKKIGKHIFCK; encoded by the coding sequence ATGAAAGGAATTTCGTCAAAATGGAAATGGCTTTTGCTGTTTTCGTGTATAACAATATGTTTCGGAATTTACCCGGAAACAAGAACAAATGCCTTTTCGAGCCAAATCATTCAAAAAGGTGCGGTTGGAGATGATGTAATTGAACTTCAGGCACGCTTGCAGAACATCGGTTACTATCATGGAAAGATTGATGGGGTCTATGGTTGGGGCACTTATTGGGCACTTCGAAACTTTCAGCAAGATTTCGGGCTGCCGATCGATGGACTGGCAGGGACCACGACAAAACAGAAGTTGACGAAGGCATCCAATTTCAATAGGCAGTTCGTCCACGAACAAATTAATAAAGGGAACGAGTTCACCTATTACGGCGGAGTCGATATAGACAAGCAGGTAAAGGTGAAAGGAAATGCAAATGGATCCAAGCAGGGTGGAGGGAATGCCAATGCAGGGAAGGAGCCAGCGAAGCCAGGAACTTCAGCCAATCTTCCGGGAGGTTATTCTCAAAACGATATTCAGTTGATGGCCAATGCCGTTTATGGAGAATCCCGTGGCGAGCCTTATACAGGACAGGTGGCAGTTGCCGCGGTCATTTTGAACAGAGTGGAAAGTGCCGCTTTCCCTAACTCCATTTCGGGGGTGATTTTTGAACCTGGTGCCTTCACTGCTGTTGCGGATGGACAAATATGGCTGACTCCGAACGAACGGGCAAAAGAAGCTGTCGTGGATGCCATCAATGGTTGGGATCCAAGCGGCAATGCCGAATATTACTTTAATCCCGAAACGGCAACAAGCAAATGGATTTGGACCAGACCGCAAATCAAAAAAATCGGAAAACATATCTTTTGTAAGTAA
- the prsW gene encoding glutamic-type intramembrane protease PrsW, with product MLVMMSAAIAPGLALLSYFYLKDQYETEPISVVVKTFLFGVFLVLPIMFIQYVLETEQILNTDLANAFLWAALLEEFFKWFILIYVIYQHVAFDEPYDGIVYGAAVSLGFATMENILYLLANGVEHAFIRAVLPVSSHALFGVIMGYYLGRAKFSSSNNRFYLLLALIIPISLHGVYDYILVSQKFWIYFIMPFMIYLWWLGMKKVKKARILSDFHAEKLSRKQFISK from the coding sequence ATGCTGGTCATGATGTCTGCGGCTATTGCGCCAGGCTTGGCGCTTCTCAGCTATTTCTATCTGAAAGATCAATATGAAACCGAACCGATATCGGTTGTGGTCAAAACATTTTTATTCGGCGTCTTCCTCGTTTTGCCGATTATGTTCATACAGTATGTGCTTGAAACGGAGCAAATTTTGAATACCGACTTAGCAAACGCCTTTCTATGGGCAGCATTGCTTGAGGAATTCTTCAAGTGGTTCATCCTCATTTATGTCATTTATCAGCATGTAGCCTTCGATGAGCCATATGACGGGATCGTATACGGTGCGGCCGTATCGCTTGGTTTCGCCACGATGGAGAATATTTTGTATTTGCTGGCAAATGGAGTGGAACATGCTTTTATCAGAGCCGTTCTTCCTGTATCCAGTCATGCTTTGTTTGGTGTGATAATGGGGTACTATTTGGGCAGGGCAAAGTTTTCATCCTCAAATAATAGATTTTATTTATTATTGGCACTAATCATCCCCATATCATTACATGGCGTTTATGATTATATTTTAGTGTCCCAAAAGTTTTGGATATATTTCATCATGCCCTTCATGATATACCTTTGGTGGTTAGGGATGAAAAAAGTGAAAAAAGCCCGTATATTATCTGATTTTCATGCAGAAAAGCTGTCTCGAAAACAATTCATCAGCAAATGA